Proteins found in one Bremerella volcania genomic segment:
- a CDS encoding FHA domain-containing protein gives MRFALQIYSMNSGSRRVWLDPGQTIRIGRTTRSDLTVPDDPHLSGIHFSIARESDSVVLKDLQSRNGTFVNGAKVGSALELHDGDVIVAGKTQFQVVAVNDLPGTNVGNIPPVSPGASHPGVNAAQFDYDQTESISPENNPFFQAASKSHDSRTLQNYPRLSSQSFKDVRRNAGLGSDYPGRRSVQLPGASSSSDAQQPIPSQPSGSVSSNQPLPQRSLSAAELSRGLQMRYETRMAPSGMTYFCPRNEVKPPTDVADFIGQNRFLYAVVNFGRLQPQQQPGFYNEAIAAGAVQISSTQLLIPKRDAAAFHGILRHTWGQDAMICMASRLNKLEFMSLAYRLTNELASPAQLLNHLYSDGQYTNYGFLEGISAVLLEIERGARWVIFKNDSEIRTWRTLGLPCPPELVG, from the coding sequence TTGCGTTTCGCGCTTCAAATTTACTCGATGAATTCTGGCAGTCGTCGTGTCTGGCTCGATCCGGGTCAAACGATTCGCATTGGTCGTACTACGCGCTCCGACCTGACCGTCCCAGATGATCCACATTTGTCCGGCATCCATTTTTCAATCGCCCGCGAGTCGGATTCGGTTGTTCTAAAGGACCTTCAGAGCCGCAACGGGACTTTTGTGAACGGGGCCAAAGTGGGCAGCGCTTTGGAACTGCACGATGGCGACGTCATCGTCGCTGGCAAGACTCAGTTCCAGGTCGTCGCCGTAAACGATTTGCCAGGCACCAATGTTGGCAACATTCCTCCGGTATCGCCTGGCGCTTCGCACCCAGGCGTGAACGCCGCGCAGTTCGATTACGATCAGACCGAATCGATCTCGCCAGAGAACAACCCATTTTTCCAGGCTGCCAGCAAGTCGCACGATTCAAGGACTCTACAAAACTACCCGCGATTGAGCAGTCAATCGTTCAAGGACGTGCGGAGAAACGCCGGCCTTGGTAGTGACTATCCTGGTCGACGTTCGGTACAACTTCCCGGTGCAAGTTCCAGTAGCGATGCACAGCAGCCAATACCTTCGCAGCCTAGTGGAAGTGTTTCCAGCAACCAGCCATTACCCCAGAGATCGTTGTCGGCGGCGGAGTTATCTCGTGGGCTGCAAATGCGGTATGAAACGCGGATGGCGCCTTCGGGCATGACCTACTTCTGCCCTCGCAACGAAGTGAAGCCACCGACCGACGTCGCTGACTTTATCGGTCAAAATCGTTTTCTTTACGCGGTGGTCAACTTCGGTCGTCTTCAGCCACAGCAGCAACCTGGTTTTTATAACGAAGCCATCGCCGCTGGAGCCGTGCAGATTTCGAGTACCCAACTTCTCATTCCCAAACGCGACGCCGCCGCCTTCCATGGGATCTTGCGGCATACGTGGGGGCAGGACGCCATGATCTGCATGGCGAGTCGTCTGAATAAGTTGGAGTTCATGAGCTTGGCCTATCGCTTGACCAATGAATTGGCGAGTCCGGCTCAATTGCTGAACCATCTCTATTCCGATGGTCAGTACACCAACTATGGTTTCCTCGAGGGAATCTCGGCGGTGTTGCTCGAGATCGAGCGAGGTGCCCGGTGGGTGATCTTTAAGAATGATTCCGAGATCCGAACCTGGCGAACGCTTGGCTTGCCTTGTCCGCCGGAACTAGTTGGATAG
- a CDS encoding PAAR domain-containing protein — protein sequence MPPAARISDMHTCPMVNPGPVPHVGGPVCMGSPNVIIGFMPAARVGDMAVCVGPPDVIAKGSATVMIGFMPAARLGDNTAHGGVITVGFPQVMIGG from the coding sequence ATGCCGCCAGCCGCCCGAATCAGCGACATGCACACTTGCCCGATGGTCAATCCAGGCCCGGTGCCTCACGTTGGTGGACCGGTGTGCATGGGATCGCCCAACGTGATCATCGGTTTCATGCCAGCTGCTCGTGTTGGCGATATGGCCGTGTGCGTTGGTCCGCCGGACGTCATCGCAAAAGGTTCCGCGACCGTCATGATTGGTTTCATGCCGGCGGCACGCCTGGGGGATAACACGGCTCACGGCGGCGTCATCACGGTAGGTTTTCCGCAAGTAATGATTGGCGGATAA